The proteins below come from a single Aegilops tauschii subsp. strangulata cultivar AL8/78 chromosome 6, Aet v6.0, whole genome shotgun sequence genomic window:
- the LOC109781643 gene encoding syntaxin-51 has protein sequence MASSADPWVREYGEAARLADDVAAMVADRAALPQSGPEGMRHTSAIRRKITILGTRLDSLEGMLARLPPKSITDKELNKRRDTLSNLKSRAKQMAESFNMSTFANREDLLGQSKKAADDMNRVAGLDNQGIVGLQRQIMKEQDEGLEKLEQTVLSTKHIALAVNEELDLHARLIDDLDDHVDGTNSRLQRVQKRLAVLNKRAKGGCSCMPLMLSTVGIVMLVVIVWLLIKYL, from the exons ATGGCGTCGTCCGCGGATCCGTGGGTGCGGGAGTACGGCGAGGCGGCGCGCCTGGCGGACGACGTCGCCGCCATGGTCGCCGACCGGGCGGCGCTCCCGCAGTCCGGCCCGGAGGGCATGCGCCACACCTCCGCCATTCGCCGGAAGATCACCATCCTCGGGACCAGGCTGGACAGCCTCGAGGGGATGCTCGCCAGGCTTCCCCCCAAATCCAT CACGGACAAGGAGCTGAATAAGCGCCGAGACACGCTTTCAAATTTGAAATCTAGAGCAAAACAGATGGCAGAAAGTTTCAACATGTCGACCTTTGCCAACAG GGAGGATTTGCTTGGTCAGAGCAAGAAAGCTGCTGATGACATGAACAGAGTAGCCGGGTTGGATAACCAAGGGATTGTTGGCCTTCAGAGGCAAATCATGAAAG AACAAGATGAGGGTCTTGAGAAGCTGGAACAGACCGTGCTGAGCACAAAACATATTGCGTTAGCAGTCAATGAGGAACTTGACCTGCACGCAAGACTGATT GATGACCTAGATGATCATGTGGATGGTACAAACTCGCGCCTTCAG CGTGTGCAAAAGAGGCTTGCGGTTCTGAACAAGCGCGCCAAGGGCGGCTGCTCCTGCATGCCCCTGATGCTGTCCACCGTCGGTATAGTGATGCTTGTGGTTATTGTCTGGCTCCTCATCAAGTATCTGTAA